In Halobacteriovoraceae bacterium, one DNA window encodes the following:
- a CDS encoding endonuclease, with product MASEKFHNIGSFAKAKKVLKKHVYPTGKTFYCGCDFKGHDVDTKKCGYIKQGNYKGTIDWEHVAPAHSFGQYFKEWREGDPKCVKKNGKKYKGRKCAAKNPKFKAMEADLHNLVPSLQELNRKRSNYSFAEIPGEKREWGKCDFEISDKKIEPRDEIKGDIARIMFYMEDKYGVKIISNKNKKLFEAWNKMDPVDSEEKRINCLKAKKQGNANKLVGEC from the coding sequence ATGGCCAGTGAAAAATTTCACAATATTGGTTCCTTTGCCAAGGCCAAAAAGGTTCTCAAAAAACATGTGTATCCTACAGGAAAAACGTTCTACTGTGGGTGCGACTTTAAGGGCCATGACGTTGATACGAAAAAGTGTGGTTATATTAAGCAAGGAAACTACAAAGGAACCATTGATTGGGAACACGTGGCCCCTGCGCATAGTTTTGGCCAATATTTTAAAGAATGGCGTGAGGGGGACCCAAAGTGTGTGAAAAAAAACGGGAAGAAGTACAAAGGGCGCAAGTGTGCGGCCAAAAACCCAAAGTTCAAGGCCATGGAAGCAGACCTTCACAATCTTGTGCCATCACTTCAAGAGCTTAATAGGAAACGGTCTAACTATAGTTTCGCCGAAATCCCTGGAGAAAAGCGCGAGTGGGGAAAATGTGATTTTGAGATTTCAGACAAAAAGATAGAGCCACGAGATGAAATAAAAGGCGATATCGCGCGCATCATGTTCTATATGGAAGACAAGTACGGAGTGAAGATAATTTCGAATAAAAACAAGAAGCTTTTTGAGGCCTGGAACAAAATGGATCCAGTGGACAGTGAAGAAAAAAGAATTAACTGTCTAAAGGCCAAGAAACAAGGAAACGCTAACAAACTTGTAGGGGAGTGTTAA
- a CDS encoding AAA family ATPase translates to MITATQLRNAKGLKSNESILQFLSSLDNPDNLSHNRGRQKILEPEFFQQYLRSSRKNPIGDVRNKVLSVANNKGGVGKTSVTALIAYKTANMGFKTVVIDSDPQANLTNYILGEGFESQYTLYDILKGECTIKEALVKVNDYLYILPSGLDNEFIHEAVSAVALPRAIKSQVIDKTEADLFLIDTNPSLSDMNLAIHSIADIVLTIINNDSSSVKGLKHVLSKLDLLGYTGNVKAIFNKIDGREKLDQAISRISPLFENHIFSVSEKFIRVDREIKNAQYNKNGAESHINIDAKCQTDSLAVALEILSDLSSDERVVQ, encoded by the coding sequence ATGATCACTGCAACACAACTAAGAAATGCCAAGGGATTAAAGTCTAACGAGAGCATACTACAGTTTTTAAGTTCTCTAGATAATCCTGACAATTTGTCGCACAACAGGGGTCGTCAAAAAATTCTTGAACCTGAATTTTTTCAACAATATCTGAGATCAAGTAGAAAGAATCCAATCGGAGATGTGCGCAATAAGGTACTTTCTGTTGCGAACAATAAGGGTGGCGTCGGAAAAACCAGCGTCACGGCCTTAATTGCATATAAAACTGCAAATATGGGCTTTAAAACTGTTGTTATAGATAGCGACCCTCAGGCAAACCTGACGAATTACATATTGGGGGAAGGTTTTGAGTCTCAATACACTTTATACGACATTCTAAAAGGTGAATGCACAATTAAGGAAGCACTGGTAAAGGTAAATGACTACTTATACATACTCCCCTCTGGCCTAGATAATGAATTTATTCATGAAGCGGTTTCAGCTGTTGCTTTGCCAAGGGCCATCAAGTCACAGGTCATTGATAAAACTGAAGCTGACTTATTTTTAATTGACACAAATCCAAGTCTTTCAGATATGAATCTTGCGATTCATTCAATAGCGGACATTGTACTTACAATAATAAACAATGATTCCAGTTCAGTTAAAGGGCTTAAGCATGTCTTATCTAAACTCGATCTTCTTGGTTATACCGGCAATGTAAAAGCTATTTTCAACAAAATTGACGGAAGAGAAAAGCTAGATCAAGCAATCAGTCGAATTTCACCTCTTTTTGAAAATCATATTTTTAGTGTAAGTGAAAAGTTTATTAGAGTTGATAGAGAGATCAAAAACGCCCAATATAATAAAAATGGAGCAGAATCTCATATAAATATAGATGCTAAATGCCAGACTGATTCGCTTGCTGTCGCACTTGAAATACTATCAGATCTATCTTCGGACGAAAGGGTTGTACAATGA
- a CDS encoding DUF1778 domain-containing protein, with product MKKTQINIKLTDEEKEILEENAKKNNQSLTQFIIDSGLKNGKEVELLEHISKNFETQNEILNLISELKTQQEEQRKLSLEIQNDQKKLLEMSDFFPKYVFSNNFILSKMFRFLIEKYDPNSEGYRKYIPKDEHKKYVDETYSLMHKEDQGLQ from the coding sequence ATGAAAAAGACGCAGATAAACATTAAGTTAACAGACGAAGAAAAAGAAATTTTAGAAGAAAACGCTAAAAAAAATAATCAATCTCTAACACAATTTATAATCGATTCGGGTTTAAAGAATGGAAAAGAGGTAGAACTTTTAGAGCATATTTCAAAAAATTTTGAAACACAAAATGAAATTTTAAATTTAATTTCTGAACTAAAAACTCAACAGGAAGAGCAAAGAAAACTTTCATTAGAGATTCAAAATGATCAAAAAAAGCTGCTAGAAATGAGCGACTTTTTTCCTAAATATGTTTTTTCTAACAATTTTATTCTAAGCAAAATGTTTCGATTTTTGATTGAAAAATATGATCCAAATTCCGAGGGATACAGAAAATACATTCCCAAAGACGAGCACAAAAAGTATGTGGATGAAACATACAGCCTAATGCACAAAGAAGATCAAGGACTACAGTAA
- a CDS encoding type IV secretion system DNA-binding domain-containing protein yields MSNSNAKAFKAFETFWTDLRMKIKMISYLAVVIGVLQIMANLIHFIGMDDHIENAKSIYLKCHIAKIIDTIPYLNEEKHFEIGDYSLTAGQFSHAYRKLYGHYNLEVLKFFVKSFLIWLILPFILFVFKRKSAKQMADVHLGGTEVISEKKFSKKIKKSKQNISLNKLISIPFECENRHFFVIGKQGAGKSQVFSRAIDKIIERKEKSIIYDFKGDYIAKFYNPETDLIFNPLDERSLGWCLFNEIKTKVDIENISYSYIPPSNAKDPFWDDGARDIFYSVLYYCWKNDRKTNKDVFEISKLPPLKMVKLFSSTEGCERGIPPLLEPKVAASIRSVFFQKVKSLEYAQEEHGNFSIKKWIEDETFRGRIFIVGQSETKDIIAPLFTLFLDIAAKKFFMLPENLQRRLFFFIDEFGTLKRMNNIPDLLKLSRSYGGSVWLGIQDTGQIKDIYGYETTKTIIGNCANSIILGVEEPDDAEYLSKKISDKKIQTMKENLSFGVEDYKDGHSLGVNDKTERAVLASEILRLSDLSFYLKLSTIAEYTLTKVNFRKFEERQTSFIQRNVFVTSEEDRNDESDSDEYPDMSKEIEKVIAQKDEAEFERDFR; encoded by the coding sequence ATGAGCAACTCAAACGCAAAGGCCTTCAAGGCATTTGAAACATTTTGGACTGATTTAAGAATGAAGATCAAAATGATAAGTTATCTTGCAGTTGTAATTGGTGTACTGCAAATTATGGCTAACCTGATTCATTTTATTGGAATGGACGATCATATTGAAAATGCTAAGTCCATCTATCTAAAATGCCATATCGCAAAAATTATCGATACTATCCCCTACTTAAACGAAGAAAAGCACTTTGAAATTGGAGATTACTCCTTAACAGCAGGACAATTTTCTCATGCCTATAGAAAACTTTACGGCCACTACAATCTGGAGGTTTTGAAATTTTTCGTGAAGTCTTTTCTAATTTGGCTCATATTGCCATTTATCCTTTTTGTATTCAAAAGAAAATCTGCTAAGCAGATGGCCGACGTTCATCTTGGAGGAACCGAAGTCATCAGTGAGAAAAAGTTTTCCAAAAAAATTAAGAAATCAAAGCAAAATATTTCTCTAAACAAGCTAATAAGCATTCCATTTGAATGCGAAAACCGACACTTTTTTGTCATTGGAAAGCAAGGAGCTGGTAAGTCTCAGGTTTTCTCAAGAGCGATTGATAAAATAATTGAGCGAAAAGAAAAATCTATCATTTATGACTTTAAGGGTGATTATATTGCAAAGTTTTATAATCCAGAAACAGATTTGATATTTAATCCACTTGATGAAAGATCATTAGGCTGGTGTCTGTTTAATGAAATTAAAACCAAAGTTGATATTGAAAATATATCATACTCTTATATACCTCCAAGCAACGCTAAAGATCCATTTTGGGATGATGGTGCTAGAGATATTTTCTATTCTGTTCTTTATTATTGTTGGAAAAACGACAGAAAAACAAACAAAGATGTATTTGAAATATCAAAACTTCCACCTTTAAAGATGGTGAAGTTATTTTCATCAACTGAAGGTTGTGAGCGTGGAATCCCTCCCCTGCTTGAACCAAAGGTAGCTGCATCAATTAGGTCAGTTTTCTTCCAAAAAGTGAAATCATTAGAATATGCACAAGAAGAACATGGAAATTTTTCAATTAAAAAGTGGATAGAAGACGAAACTTTTAGGGGAAGAATATTCATTGTGGGGCAGTCAGAAACGAAAGATATTATAGCTCCCCTATTCACTCTTTTCCTTGATATCGCGGCCAAGAAGTTCTTTATGTTGCCAGAGAATTTACAAAGAAGATTGTTCTTTTTTATCGATGAATTTGGAACTTTAAAGAGAATGAACAATATTCCCGATCTTTTAAAGCTATCTAGATCTTATGGTGGATCAGTATGGCTTGGAATCCAAGATACGGGACAAATTAAAGATATCTATGGATACGAGACAACTAAAACGATTATAGGAAACTGTGCAAACTCTATTATTCTTGGAGTTGAAGAACCAGATGACGCTGAATATCTTTCAAAAAAGATTTCAGATAAAAAGATACAGACCATGAAGGAGAATCTCTCTTTTGGTGTTGAGGACTACAAGGACGGCCACTCGCTAGGAGTTAATGATAAAACAGAACGAGCAGTATTGGCCTCTGAAATACTTCGTCTCTCTGACCTTAGCTTTTACCTAAAGCTTTCAACAATTGCTGAATATACGCTCACAAAGGTTAACTTTAGAAAGTTTGAAGAAAGACAGACTTCTTTCATTCAAAGGAATGTTTTTGTGACTAGCGAAGAAGACAGAAATGACGAGTCTGATAGTGATGAATACCCAGATATGAGCAAAGAGATCGAGAAAGTGATTGCTCAGAAAGATGAAGCCGAATTTGAGAGAGATTTTCGATGA
- a CDS encoding relaxase domain-containing protein — protein sequence MKTISGAKAGVDYYKSASGEYYDKDSQISVWQGKIAKDFGLDGEIINFDTFENFSKGLSPIGEALVRSAGSENHRVGFDLTFSAPKSVSVLSLHDPKIREQMALSVEKTLNWVEKTYPQSRYKLDGNTWFKNTSSLIAAKFEHMSNRNGEPDLHIHSVIMNLTKDSEGQYRTFRNEKIYIDQKTIGQVFRNYLAKDLQKIGYSVEVTSRKEGFFEIKGVSREIIDDLSSRSKETEIAKEELIKKYPNASKAKIDEMAGLNSRLNKVNFSIDQIKEFSEKVLSKHKTNLEMLCENARNFKEKPEYKQSAKEVIKTAIKAVEINQSAWREEDVIKAASKLSLTEYDLDDLKEGLKDARKSKNMNLVGEKFTAKGNFKYYSSPEMIKAEKEIKEIIHSGKNRSEIFMSNINIENELHKIEKDGIYFEKGQKESFKFILKEKDQFIGVQGDAGTGKTFMVNYVRSVMEQKGVNVIGLAPTGKAADGLKTDANIKDSRTIDSFLLKNKEDLRNGNLPKKELWVVDEAGMISSKKMNNLLKIAQKRDAKVVLIGDIKQFESIEQGKIFSDLQKSGVFKFSEMKDVIRQKTEITRCVVSNFNNYFDHGKKPVFLQNAFNALKNENLIAQSSNWENHIEEIKNEYITTIKENKSAAILVATNKERIELNESIRSDLKDFGKIEKKDVSFSIHSSLGLSGVASQHADEYKVGQVVFTEQNVGGIRKGIQGKIVSVSPLNNSINIKYFEPNEKKFLNSSIDLGQKDTLKALKVFNVEDRNFSVGDKIILLKNDSKIGIQNGQTGQITNLKDNGDCQVNINNKIVSFNLALNGNTPYNYIDHAYALTDYKSQGDTFDKLIWSVSSDRTNFNAGYVATTRTKESIKIFTDDAEKLEKSVANLSNKVSTLEFENKKNNRVFDAFYAHFEPNKNAEQLDMSSSKNDELRPLRDHSGPEMDML from the coding sequence ATGAAGACTATATCTGGAGCGAAGGCCGGAGTTGACTATTATAAAAGTGCCTCTGGGGAGTACTACGACAAAGACTCCCAAATATCTGTCTGGCAGGGAAAAATCGCAAAAGATTTCGGGCTTGACGGTGAAATAATTAATTTTGATACCTTTGAAAACTTCTCAAAGGGCCTCTCACCTATCGGCGAGGCCCTTGTGAGAAGTGCTGGGTCTGAAAATCATCGAGTTGGATTTGACTTAACCTTTTCGGCCCCTAAAAGCGTGTCTGTCCTCTCTCTTCACGACCCTAAAATCCGTGAGCAAATGGCCCTATCTGTCGAGAAAACTCTTAATTGGGTGGAGAAAACATATCCACAAAGTAGGTACAAGCTTGATGGCAACACATGGTTTAAAAATACCTCTTCACTAATTGCTGCAAAATTTGAACACATGTCCAACAGAAATGGTGAACCTGACCTGCATATACATTCTGTCATCATGAACCTGACCAAAGACTCTGAGGGGCAATACAGGACTTTTAGAAACGAAAAAATCTATATTGATCAAAAAACTATTGGGCAAGTATTTAGAAATTACCTGGCCAAAGATCTCCAAAAAATTGGCTACAGCGTCGAAGTAACCAGCAGGAAGGAGGGATTTTTTGAAATTAAGGGAGTTTCAAGAGAAATTATCGACGACCTTTCGAGTCGTAGTAAAGAAACAGAAATCGCAAAAGAAGAGCTGATAAAAAAGTATCCAAACGCATCAAAGGCCAAGATTGATGAAATGGCCGGACTAAATTCACGATTAAATAAAGTTAATTTTTCAATCGATCAGATTAAAGAATTCTCCGAGAAGGTTCTCAGTAAGCACAAAACCAATCTGGAAATGCTTTGCGAAAATGCCAGAAATTTTAAAGAAAAACCTGAATATAAACAATCAGCAAAAGAAGTCATAAAAACAGCTATAAAGGCCGTTGAAATCAACCAAAGTGCTTGGCGAGAAGAAGATGTGATAAAGGCGGCCTCTAAATTGTCACTAACTGAATATGATCTGGATGATCTTAAAGAAGGCCTTAAAGACGCCAGAAAATCAAAGAATATGAACTTAGTTGGTGAGAAATTCACCGCTAAAGGAAATTTTAAATATTATTCCTCCCCTGAAATGATCAAAGCGGAAAAAGAAATCAAAGAGATTATTCATTCAGGTAAAAATAGATCCGAAATTTTTATGAGCAATATAAACATAGAAAATGAACTCCATAAAATTGAAAAAGATGGAATTTATTTTGAAAAGGGTCAAAAAGAGTCCTTCAAATTCATTCTAAAAGAGAAAGATCAGTTTATTGGTGTCCAGGGTGACGCAGGAACTGGAAAGACTTTTATGGTGAATTACGTGCGCTCAGTAATGGAGCAGAAAGGGGTTAATGTTATCGGCCTGGCCCCAACAGGAAAGGCCGCGGATGGCCTAAAAACTGACGCCAATATAAAGGACTCGCGAACAATTGACTCTTTTCTACTTAAAAATAAAGAAGATTTAAGAAATGGAAATCTGCCCAAAAAGGAGCTTTGGGTTGTGGATGAAGCCGGAATGATTAGCTCAAAAAAAATGAATAACCTTTTAAAAATTGCTCAAAAAAGAGATGCAAAAGTTGTTCTAATTGGCGACATAAAGCAATTTGAAAGTATCGAACAGGGAAAAATATTTTCTGACCTACAGAAATCTGGTGTTTTTAAATTCTCTGAAATGAAAGATGTAATCCGACAAAAAACAGAAATTACAAGATGTGTCGTTAGCAATTTTAATAACTATTTTGATCATGGAAAAAAACCGGTTTTTCTTCAAAATGCATTCAATGCCCTCAAAAATGAAAATCTGATTGCCCAAAGTAGCAATTGGGAAAATCACATCGAAGAAATAAAAAACGAATATATTACGACGATTAAAGAAAACAAAAGTGCCGCAATATTAGTGGCCACAAACAAAGAAAGAATTGAGTTAAATGAATCAATTCGATCAGATTTGAAAGATTTTGGAAAAATAGAAAAAAAAGATGTGAGTTTTTCAATCCACTCCTCTCTAGGACTTTCCGGCGTGGCCTCTCAACATGCTGACGAGTACAAGGTCGGACAAGTAGTTTTTACTGAACAAAATGTCGGTGGAATTAGAAAAGGAATTCAAGGGAAAATTGTTTCCGTTAGCCCATTAAACAACTCTATCAACATTAAATACTTTGAACCAAATGAGAAGAAATTTCTAAATTCATCTATTGATCTTGGCCAAAAAGACACACTAAAAGCTTTAAAAGTTTTTAACGTTGAGGACAGAAATTTTTCAGTTGGCGATAAAATCATTCTCTTAAAGAATGATTCAAAGATTGGAATTCAAAATGGCCAAACGGGTCAAATTACAAATCTCAAAGATAATGGAGACTGCCAAGTAAACATAAATAACAAAATTGTCTCATTCAATTTGGCACTAAATGGAAACACTCCCTACAATTATATTGATCATGCATACGCCCTCACCGACTACAAATCTCAGGGTGATACTTTCGATAAACTCATTTGGAGTGTTAGCTCCGACAGAACCAATTTTAATGCTGGATATGTCGCTACAACAAGAACCAAAGAATCTATAAAAATATTTACGGATGACGCTGAAAAGCTAGAAAAAAGCGTTGCGAACTTGAGCAATAAAGTTTCCACACTTGAATTTGAGAATAAAAAAAATAATCGAGTTTTTGACGCTTTCTATGCTCATTTTGAGCCAAATAAGAACGCTGAACAGTTAGATATGAGTTCATCAAAAAATGATGAACTCAGGCCTTTGCGAGACCACTCAGGGCCTGAAATGGATATGCTTTAG